One region of Oryza glaberrima chromosome 7, OglaRS2, whole genome shotgun sequence genomic DNA includes:
- the LOC127779611 gene encoding glucan endo-1,3-beta-glucosidase 4-like: MLAKRLKRCSILLFAFLLADASGSLLESSGGQAEAIGPQISPATEGEGKRRSLATGMFCVALPNADPTALQEGLNWACGQGHANCAAIQPGGPCYKANNLPALASYAYNDYYQRNSGAGATCSFNGTATTTATDPSSGQCVFSGSSMAGGTTPAANAPSAVGPFTPGFGNGSSPTFPGTGSPGGALTPFDAADSVMSGARRALCALLLASPIFLSLVL, from the exons ATGTTGGCCAAAAGATTGAAAAGATGCAGCATTCTTCTGTTCGCCTTTCTCCTCGCAGACGCATCCG GGAGTCTTCTTGAGAGCAGCGGCGGCCAGGCCGAGGCGATCGGTCCACAGATCTCCCCGGCGACAGAGGGCGAGGGCAAGAGGCGGTCGCTGGCGACGGGGATGTTCTGCGTGGCGCTGCCGAACGCGGACCCGACGGCGCTGCAGGAAGGGCTGAACTGGGCCTGCGGCCAGGGCCACGCCAACTGCGCGGCGATCCAGCCGGGGGGCCCGTGCTACAAGGCGAACAACCTGCCGGCGTTGGCCTCCTACGCCTACAACGACTACTACCAGCGCaactccggcgccggcgccacctgCAGCTTCAAcggcaccgccaccaccaccgccaccgaccCCA GTTCAGGGCAATGCGTCTTCTCAGGAAG CTCCATGGCCGGAGgcaccacgccggcggcgaacgcgccgtccgccgtcgGCCCGTTCACGCCGGGGTTCGGCAACGGGTCGTCGCCGACGTTCCCGGGGACGGGGAGCCCCGGCGGCGCGCTGACCCCCTTCGACGCCGCCGACAGCGTCATGTCCGGCGCTCGCCGGGCGCTCTGCGCGCTGCTGCTGGCGTCGCCGATCTTCCTCTCCCTCGTTCTCTGA
- the LOC127779609 gene encoding uncharacterized protein LOC127779609 isoform X2, translating to MAAAAAAAAAASTARGGHRPWTAASRGVSARRCSVAPAQVRARGPTEWWPAAARRRRAPRRHAVAAKAGAADARPSSSSDAVSYSSSISTDMPLYEPTGVSFDEYLLDRARVFRAMFPDESRSQRLSDEEWRVQMLPLQFLLLTVHPVVVMQLRHRDGVLDLRITEWELRGLERDYAPASFDLGVRGSLYADRSRGRRACRLRGHLEISIGCILPPPMRLVPDAVMRGVAES from the exons atggccgccgccgccgccgccgcagctgcggCGAGCACCGCTCGCGGCGGGCACCGGccatggacggcggcgagccgtgGTGTTAGTGCTCGCCGTTGTTCGGTCGCCCCTGCGCAGGTCCGCGCGAGAGGCCCAACCGAGTGGTGgcctgcggcggcgaggaggaggagggcgccgcggcggcatgCCGTCGCGGCcaaggccggcgcggcggacgcgcggccgtcgtcgtcgtcggatgCCGTCTCCTACTCCTCCAGCATCTCCACCGACATGCCGCTCTACGAGCCCACCGGG GTGTCGTTCGACGAGTACCTCCTCGACCGCGCCCGCGTGTTCCGCGCCATGTTCCCCGACGAGAGCAGGAGCCAGCGCCTCAGCGAC gaGGAGTGGAGAGTCCAGATGCTGCCGCTGcagttcctcctcctcaccgtgCACCCGGTCGTCGTCATGCAGCTGCGCCACCGCGACGGCGTGCTCGACCTCCGAATC ACGGAGTGGGAGCTGCGTGGGCTGGAGCGCGACTACGCGCCGGCGAGCTTCGACCTGGGCGTCCGCGGGTCGCTCTACGCCGACAggagccgcggccgccgcgcctgcCGGCTGAGGGGCCACCTCGAGATCTCCATCGGCTGCatcctgccgccgccgatgcgCCTCGTGCCGGACGCCGTCATGCGCGGCGTCGCCGAGTCG TAA
- the LOC127779609 gene encoding uncharacterized protein LOC127779609 isoform X1, translating into MAAAAAAAAAASTARGGHRPWTAASRGVSARRCSVAPAQVRARGPTEWWPAAARRRRAPRRHAVAAKAGAADARPSSSSDAVSYSSSISTDMPLYEPTGVSFDEYLLDRARVFRAMFPDESRSQRLSDEEWRVQMLPLQFLLLTVHPVVVMQLRHRDGVLDLRITEWELRGLERDYAPASFDLGVRGSLYADRSRGRRACRLRGHLEISIGCILPPPMRLVPDAVMRGVAESVLQRLAEKMKQDVDVGIVADFQRFRREKAAAAAAATGKVNSTADRET; encoded by the exons atggccgccgccgccgccgccgcagctgcggCGAGCACCGCTCGCGGCGGGCACCGGccatggacggcggcgagccgtgGTGTTAGTGCTCGCCGTTGTTCGGTCGCCCCTGCGCAGGTCCGCGCGAGAGGCCCAACCGAGTGGTGgcctgcggcggcgaggaggaggagggcgccgcggcggcatgCCGTCGCGGCcaaggccggcgcggcggacgcgcggccgtcgtcgtcgtcggatgCCGTCTCCTACTCCTCCAGCATCTCCACCGACATGCCGCTCTACGAGCCCACCGGG GTGTCGTTCGACGAGTACCTCCTCGACCGCGCCCGCGTGTTCCGCGCCATGTTCCCCGACGAGAGCAGGAGCCAGCGCCTCAGCGAC gaGGAGTGGAGAGTCCAGATGCTGCCGCTGcagttcctcctcctcaccgtgCACCCGGTCGTCGTCATGCAGCTGCGCCACCGCGACGGCGTGCTCGACCTCCGAATC ACGGAGTGGGAGCTGCGTGGGCTGGAGCGCGACTACGCGCCGGCGAGCTTCGACCTGGGCGTCCGCGGGTCGCTCTACGCCGACAggagccgcggccgccgcgcctgcCGGCTGAGGGGCCACCTCGAGATCTCCATCGGCTGCatcctgccgccgccgatgcgCCTCGTGCCGGACGCCGTCATGCGCGGCGTCGCCGAGTCG GTGCTGCAGAGACTGGCCGAGAAGATGAAGCAGGACGTCGACGTCGGCATCGTCGCCGACTTCCAGAGATTCCGGCGggagaaggccgccgccgccgccgccgcaacgggGAAGGTGAACTCCACAGCTGACAGAGAAACCTGA
- the LOC127778769 gene encoding serine/arginine-rich SC35-like splicing factor SCL33, producing MGRGYSYSPSPPPRSYRRRASSPIPRDRYGGRGRDLPTSLLVRNLRRDCRPEDLRRPFGQFGRLKDIYIPRDYYSGEPRGFGFVQYYDPDDAADAKYYMDGQVILGREVAVVFAEENRKKPSEMRSRDRISGSRGRSYDQRYSRSPRYSPPPRGRSPYRSPSYSRSPSPRYARRRMRERSYSPVESRSRSRSPVEEGYGGGSTRRERSLSVSE from the exons ATGGGGAGAGGCTACAGTTACAGCCCATCACCACCTCCAAGAAGCTATCGGAGAAGGGCCAGCAGCCCAATTCCCCGTGACCGTTATGGTGGACGTGGTAGAGATCTCCCGACCAGTCTTCTAGTCAGGAATCTTCGTCGGGACTGCCG GCCAGAGGACCTTCGTCGGCCATTCGGACAATTTGGTCGTCTCAAAGACATATATATTCCAAGAGATTACTATAGCGG TGAACCGCGTGGATTTGGATTTGTCCAGTACTACGATCCTGATGATGCTGCCGATGCAAAATACTACATGGACGGGCAGGTTATTCTGGGCAGGGAAGTAGCTGTTGTATTTGCAGAGGAGAACAGAAAGAAGCCTTCTGAGATGAGATCTCGCGACAGAATAAG TGGCAGCAGAGGTCGTTCCTATGACCAAAGGTACTCTAGGTCACCGCGATACTCTCCTCCTCCAAGGGGCCGCTCGCCTTACCGCAGCCCGAGCTACTCAAG GTCTCCTTCGCCTCGGTATGCAAGGCGCAGGATGAGGGAGAGGTCCTACTCACCAGTTGAGAGCAGATCAAGGAGCAGGAGCCCGGTCGAGGAAGGATACGGTGGTGGATCCACACGGAGAGAGAGGTCGCTCTCTGTCAGTGAATGA